A genomic region of Jeotgalibaca ciconiae contains the following coding sequences:
- the lacD gene encoding tagatose-bisphosphate aldolase — MKTISKEKYTYLNKMVNEKGIISALAIDQRGALKKMIGKHKEATDIDIIDFKKLVSKELTPYASAILLDPEYGIPASEIKNDECGLLLAYEKTGYDASEPGRLPDTLDVWSVKRLKEAGSDACKFLLYYDVDESDEINEQKKAYMERIGSECEAENLPFFLEILTYDQHMTDNTSKEFAAVKPHKVIEAMKEFSKERYGVDVLKVEIPVNMNFVEGYGSEIVYTKEEAEKWFVLQNEATKLPFIFLSGGVSAKLFQDTLRFANEAGSTFNGVLCGRATWANGVDVFVKEGSEQAIEWLRTEGRRNIEELNDVLQETASSVFDKIESLS, encoded by the coding sequence ATGAAAACAATATCAAAAGAGAAGTATACGTATTTAAATAAGATGGTAAATGAAAAAGGAATCATTAGCGCTCTTGCGATTGATCAGCGTGGTGCTTTGAAGAAAATGATTGGAAAACATAAAGAAGCGACGGATATAGATATTATTGACTTTAAAAAGTTGGTTTCGAAAGAGTTGACTCCTTATGCTTCTGCTATTCTTCTAGATCCTGAATATGGTATTCCTGCTTCTGAAATAAAGAATGACGAATGCGGTTTACTACTAGCATACGAAAAAACAGGTTATGACGCTTCAGAACCTGGACGTCTGCCAGATACGTTGGATGTTTGGTCTGTAAAAAGATTGAAAGAAGCTGGATCGGATGCATGTAAATTCTTATTGTACTATGATGTAGACGAATCGGATGAAATTAATGAACAGAAAAAAGCTTATATGGAACGGATTGGCTCGGAATGCGAAGCAGAAAATTTGCCATTTTTCTTAGAAATCCTTACGTATGATCAACATATGACCGATAACACTTCTAAAGAATTTGCTGCTGTAAAACCACATAAAGTAATTGAAGCAATGAAGGAATTCTCAAAAGAACGGTATGGAGTGGATGTTCTTAAAGTTGAGATTCCAGTAAATATGAATTTTGTAGAAGGGTACGGCTCAGAGATCGTTTATACAAAAGAAGAGGCTGAAAAATGGTTTGTACTGCAAAACGAGGCAACAAAGCTACCTTTTATTTTCCTTAGCGGCGGAGTAAGTGCAAAACTATTTCAAGATACTTTGCGTTTCGCAAATGAAGCTGGTTCTACCTTCAATGGTGTCTTGTGTGGACGAGCAACTTGGGCAAATGGAGTGGATGTTTTTGTAAAAGAAGGATCGGAGCAAGCAATCGAATGGCTTCGAACAGAAGGAAGAAGGAATATAGAAGAGCTGAATGATGTATTACAAGAAACAGCATCATCTGTATTTGATAAAATTGAATCATTAAGTTAA
- a CDS encoding 2-isopropylmalate synthase — MRRIQFFDTTLRDGEQTPGVNFNTKEKVQIALQLEKWGIDTIEAGFPVTSQGDFEAVQAISRAATKMTVAGLARCQKKDIDRAYEALQEAKFPQIHVFLATSDIHMKDKLKMTKDEVLASIKEHVSYARTLFEKVQFSPEDASRSDKNFLLEAVQTAIDAGATIINVPDTVGYSNPKEYGAIFAFLISNIKSDQEIIFSSHCHDDLGMATANALAAIENGANRVEGAINGIGERAGNTALEEVAIALHIRKDFYQCETGIVLNETKRTSDIVSRLSGMVVPRNKAIVGGNAYAHESGIHQDGVLKNPETYEIITPQLVGVQTNSLPLGKLSGRHAFRTKIEELGYTISDDEVKKLFKRFKDLADKKKQVTDEDLIALIDDQVRSEEEVCHLESVQLQYVSNGHQGAIVSIEDEKGEKSIASAIGSGSIQAIYNSIDQVFKQHPTLTNFEMNALTSGEDAQAEVRVTIEDEVTHEQVNGVGIDFDVLQASAKAYVQASSILKSKGAKS; from the coding sequence ATGAGGAGAATACAATTTTTTGACACAACCTTGAGAGACGGAGAACAAACACCAGGAGTAAACTTTAATACAAAGGAAAAAGTGCAAATCGCTTTGCAATTGGAAAAATGGGGTATTGATACGATTGAAGCGGGCTTCCCCGTCACATCGCAGGGAGACTTTGAAGCAGTACAGGCTATTTCTAGAGCAGCAACAAAAATGACAGTAGCGGGACTTGCAAGATGTCAGAAAAAAGATATTGATCGAGCATATGAGGCACTGCAAGAAGCAAAATTTCCACAAATACATGTTTTCCTAGCTACAAGCGATATTCATATGAAAGATAAGTTGAAAATGACGAAAGACGAAGTGTTAGCTTCTATAAAAGAACATGTTTCTTATGCACGGACTTTATTTGAAAAAGTTCAGTTCTCTCCTGAAGATGCATCGCGTAGTGACAAAAACTTTTTACTAGAAGCTGTTCAAACAGCCATTGATGCTGGAGCAACAATTATCAATGTTCCAGATACAGTAGGTTATTCCAATCCCAAAGAATATGGTGCCATTTTTGCTTTTCTTATCAGCAATATTAAAAGTGACCAAGAAATTATTTTTTCATCTCACTGTCATGATGATTTGGGGATGGCCACTGCTAACGCGCTTGCAGCGATTGAAAATGGTGCAAACCGTGTAGAGGGAGCCATTAATGGAATTGGTGAGCGCGCAGGGAACACTGCTTTGGAAGAAGTAGCCATTGCACTACATATTCGAAAAGACTTTTATCAATGTGAAACAGGAATTGTTCTTAACGAAACGAAGCGAACAAGCGACATTGTTTCCCGTCTTTCAGGAATGGTTGTTCCAAGGAACAAAGCAATTGTTGGAGGAAATGCTTATGCACACGAATCTGGTATTCATCAAGATGGCGTCCTAAAAAATCCAGAAACATATGAGATTATTACTCCTCAATTAGTCGGTGTTCAAACAAATTCGCTTCCACTTGGCAAGCTGTCCGGCCGACATGCATTTAGAACAAAAATAGAAGAACTGGGTTATACCATTTCTGATGATGAAGTGAAAAAATTGTTCAAACGTTTTAAAGACCTAGCCGATAAGAAAAAACAAGTGACTGACGAAGATTTGATTGCTTTGATAGATGATCAAGTACGTTCAGAAGAGGAAGTTTGTCATTTGGAATCCGTTCAGTTGCAATACGTTTCAAATGGACACCAAGGAGCGATTGTCTCAATCGAGGATGAAAAAGGCGAAAAATCAATTGCTTCCGCAATTGGTTCGGGAAGTATTCAAGCGATTTACAATTCGATTGATCAAGTATTTAAACAACATCCGACTCTCACAAACTTTGAAATGAACGCTTTGACTAGTGGAGAAGATGCGCAGGCTGAGGTGCGTGTCACGATTGAAGACGAAGTTACTCATGAGCAAGTGAATGGAGTGGGAATTGACTTTGACGTTCTTCAAGCTTCCGCAAAAGCCTATGTTCAAGCAAGTTCCATTTTAAAAAGTAAAGGAGCTAAATCATGA
- the leuB gene encoding 3-isopropylmalate dehydrogenase has product MKKNIAVLAGDGIGPEIMASAIRVLKAGTKSVSTEFEYVEYPFGGAGIDAAGDPLPDETIQACQEADAILLGAIGGPKWDQAPKRPEQGLLQLRKALNLYANIRPITVPDSLLPLSPIKEAIVKGTDFVVVRELTSGIYFGEPRSLTDEEAYDTNRYQVHEIERIVRKAFEIAQGRQKRLVSVDKANVLATSKLWRKTVERIAKEYPDVTVEHQYVDAAAMLIVQKPTTFDVIVTENLFGDILSDEASVLPGTLGVLPSASHSESGVSLYEPIHGSAPDIAGKNVANPVSMILSATLMLRQSFNMDDVADQIEEACYAVLNEGTVTRDLGGTAMTSEFTDAVIEKLS; this is encoded by the coding sequence ATGAAAAAGAACATTGCAGTGTTAGCTGGAGACGGGATTGGTCCGGAAATAATGGCAAGTGCCATTCGCGTTTTAAAAGCTGGGACTAAATCTGTATCTACTGAATTTGAGTATGTAGAATACCCTTTTGGCGGGGCTGGAATTGATGCTGCTGGAGATCCGCTCCCAGATGAAACCATTCAAGCTTGCCAAGAAGCAGATGCTATTTTGCTAGGAGCTATTGGTGGTCCCAAATGGGATCAGGCACCAAAAAGACCGGAGCAAGGCTTATTACAATTACGGAAAGCATTGAATTTATATGCTAATATTCGTCCAATTACAGTTCCAGATTCACTACTGCCTTTATCACCTATAAAAGAAGCAATCGTAAAAGGAACAGATTTTGTGGTTGTCCGTGAATTGACGAGTGGCATTTATTTTGGAGAACCAAGAAGCTTAACGGATGAAGAAGCTTATGACACTAATCGTTATCAAGTGCATGAAATTGAAAGAATTGTCCGCAAAGCCTTTGAAATCGCACAAGGAAGACAAAAAAGACTTGTTTCGGTGGATAAAGCGAATGTATTGGCGACAAGTAAACTGTGGCGAAAAACGGTTGAGCGAATTGCAAAAGAATATCCAGACGTTACCGTAGAGCACCAATATGTGGACGCTGCAGCGATGCTGATTGTTCAAAAGCCGACCACATTCGATGTTATTGTCACAGAAAATTTATTTGGCGATATTTTAAGTGATGAAGCTTCAGTTTTACCTGGAACGTTAGGTGTATTGCCTAGTGCAAGCCACAGTGAAAGCGGTGTGTCTTTATACGAGCCGATCCATGGCTCCGCTCCAGACATAGCTGGGAAAAACGTAGCCAATCCAGTATCGATGATTTTATCCGCAACATTAATGTTGCGTCAATCATTTAATATGGATGATGTCGCAGACCAAATTGAGGAAGCGTGTTATGCGGTGCTGAATGAAGGTACTGTGACAAGAGATCTAGGCGGGACAGCAATGACAAGTGAATTTACTGATGCAGTGATTGAGAAGTTGTCATAA
- a CDS encoding ROK family protein, producing the protein MYSHGPTNVKLHNKHFLKKILKEAQEPITKSRLSKESGLSVVTINKLIPEMLASGEVLEMDEPVITGGRRAAVYELNKNYQMCLVIHYIEKEKNLIVELAVVNLFGETLVEESFVDQLTTWENIEFVIDSYKERFPTIDIISIGIPGVEVKGILEIMDLDAMRGMDLRKKIEERFNIPVMIENDINAAILGYKNTNASEEANIVSGLYFPENYPPGAALVINNEIFHGSHGLSGEVKHLPSYDNTEFPLTNEEDVMQLLNESIQTILSMYDPDEVIVYGNSKLISSLIEDTVSKEMKNKFPYGTDFIIKYADTFQEDYYQGLIMLGIMELDKFDFDLKNY; encoded by the coding sequence ATGTATTCTCACGGCCCAACGAATGTAAAATTACATAATAAACACTTTTTAAAGAAAATTTTAAAAGAAGCACAGGAACCGATTACGAAAAGTAGACTTTCAAAAGAAAGTGGATTAAGCGTTGTTACAATAAACAAACTCATTCCAGAAATGCTGGCTAGTGGGGAAGTTTTAGAGATGGATGAACCTGTTATTACGGGAGGCAGACGTGCAGCTGTATATGAACTTAATAAAAATTATCAAATGTGTTTAGTTATCCATTATATTGAAAAAGAAAAAAATTTAATTGTTGAGCTTGCCGTTGTAAATCTTTTTGGCGAAACGCTAGTAGAGGAAAGTTTTGTTGATCAGTTAACAACATGGGAAAATATAGAGTTTGTAATTGATTCCTATAAAGAACGTTTTCCAACTATTGATATTATCTCCATTGGTATACCAGGAGTTGAAGTGAAGGGGATATTAGAGATTATGGATCTGGATGCCATGAGAGGCATGGACCTACGAAAAAAAATTGAAGAACGTTTCAATATTCCGGTTATGATTGAAAATGATATTAATGCTGCGATTCTGGGTTATAAAAATACAAATGCAAGTGAGGAAGCGAATATTGTATCGGGTCTATATTTCCCGGAAAATTATCCGCCAGGCGCAGCATTAGTCATAAATAATGAAATTTTTCATGGCAGCCACGGACTAAGCGGCGAGGTGAAGCACCTGCCATCTTATGACAACACAGAATTCCCGTTAACAAATGAAGAAGACGTGATGCAGCTTCTAAACGAAAGTATACAGACCATATTAAGTATGTATGATCCAGATGAAGTGATTGTTTATGGAAATAGTAAGTTGATAAGTTCTTTGATAGAAGATACAGTCAGCAAAGAAATGAAAAATAAATTTCCATACGGGACCGATTTCATTATCAAGTATGCTGATACCTTCCAAGAAGATTATTACCAAGGACTCATCATGCTGGGAATTATGGAATTAGATAAATTTGATTTTGATCTTAAAAATTATTAG
- the pfkB gene encoding 1-phosphofructokinase has protein sequence MTLYTCTLNLAIDLFIETENLVPFTVNRTTDDDIQANGKGVNVSLILKMLGIDSIALGFQAGFTGKYIEDYLNEKEIRTNFIEVPGMTRINVFTQVNNSGEEYKLVNKGPSIPEESIVKFLNQIKKLESGDYLCVSGSLPKGVRPSIFEEISRICFENGVHLIIDSSYPEIINCLKYQPFLLKPNEEELSEWFGTSLVSRKEYLIYARKLIEEGAQNVLLSLGSEGAVFVNEKMLISGNSPKGEVVNTACAGDTLLATFLAGMLKKSDLSETLKHSIAAGSSTAFTKGLTDFSNVEELKKQIKVINEGVH, from the coding sequence ATGACACTTTATACATGTACATTGAATTTAGCAATTGATCTTTTCATTGAAACAGAAAATCTCGTTCCATTTACAGTTAATCGTACCACTGATGATGATATTCAAGCAAACGGAAAAGGGGTAAATGTTTCACTTATTTTAAAAATGTTAGGAATTGATAGCATAGCGTTAGGTTTTCAAGCTGGTTTTACAGGAAAATATATAGAAGATTACTTGAATGAGAAAGAGATTCGTACAAATTTTATCGAGGTTCCTGGAATGACCAGGATAAATGTTTTTACTCAAGTAAATAATAGTGGGGAAGAATATAAACTTGTAAATAAAGGGCCGAGCATCCCTGAAGAAAGTATCGTTAAATTTTTGAATCAAATAAAAAAATTAGAGTCGGGAGATTATTTATGTGTCTCTGGAAGTCTTCCCAAAGGAGTAAGACCTTCTATATTCGAGGAAATTAGTCGAATTTGTTTTGAAAATGGTGTTCATTTAATTATTGACAGCAGTTATCCGGAAATTATCAATTGTTTAAAATACCAACCATTTTTATTGAAGCCAAATGAAGAAGAGTTATCGGAGTGGTTTGGTACTTCATTAGTATCAAGAAAGGAGTATCTGATTTATGCTAGAAAGTTGATCGAGGAAGGAGCCCAAAATGTTTTGCTTTCGTTAGGATCAGAGGGAGCAGTTTTTGTAAACGAAAAGATGCTTATTTCAGGGAATTCACCTAAAGGAGAAGTTGTGAATACAGCTTGTGCGGGAGACACACTACTGGCAACCTTTTTGGCGGGGATGTTAAAAAAATCAGATTTGAGCGAAACATTAAAACATAGCATTGCTGCAGGAAGTTCTACCGCTTTTACAAAGGGATTAACGGATTTTTCAAATGTAGAAGAATTAAAAAAACAAATTAAAGTTATAAACGAAGGAGTGCATTAA
- a CDS encoding PTS sugar transporter subunit IIA has product MAFIHEENIFLNEEFSTQDEIFHFLSDKTVELGFSTSKEAVYQKLTEREAEGTTGMMDGFAIPHAKAEEIKESQVVIVRLKNSIDWQSMDGNPTSFVIALFIPEEESGTTHLKLLSRVARLLMRSEVTSALKAAETESAIAQLLNQKIKEV; this is encoded by the coding sequence ATGGCTTTTATTCATGAAGAAAATATCTTTTTGAATGAAGAATTTTCTACACAAGATGAGATTTTTCATTTTTTATCAGATAAAACAGTAGAACTTGGTTTTTCTACAAGCAAAGAAGCAGTTTATCAAAAACTGACAGAACGGGAAGCTGAAGGTACAACCGGGATGATGGATGGTTTTGCTATTCCACATGCTAAAGCAGAAGAAATTAAGGAGTCTCAGGTTGTGATTGTGCGTTTAAAAAATAGCATTGATTGGCAGAGCATGGATGGAAATCCAACATCATTTGTCATTGCCTTATTTATTCCTGAAGAGGAATCTGGAACGACTCACTTAAAATTACTTTCTCGAGTAGCGCGTTTGTTAATGCGATCAGAAGTAACTTCAGCTTTAAAAGCTGCTGAAACAGAAAGTGCTATTGCTCAACTACTTAATCAAAAGATAAAAGAGGTATAA
- a CDS encoding MurR/RpiR family transcriptional regulator yields the protein MLDFINSYDDLTESERKALTYIMNHLEEVPYININQLAELAFVSKTVIINLSQKMGFSGFKELKYHINRQLREDAVIEKNERRSVKENTTQSFEKTMSLVSEDELNRCAEEMLKAKNVFIMARGTSKPVGYYLEHLLFSMGIHCFFIKDYNLSETFTNLVTENDVVILISLSGSTKKIIDTARKVHMKKAKIISLTSFQSSILPSYADLKLFCHTEEMDTKKDDSISRIGFFLLVDLLVRTIKQISDI from the coding sequence ATGCTTGATTTTATAAATAGCTATGATGATTTAACGGAAAGCGAAAGAAAAGCACTTACTTATATCATGAACCATCTGGAAGAAGTTCCTTATATAAATATTAATCAACTGGCAGAGCTTGCTTTTGTCTCTAAAACAGTCATTATCAATCTTTCTCAAAAGATGGGGTTTAGTGGATTCAAAGAATTGAAATACCATATCAATCGACAATTGCGAGAGGATGCTGTGATAGAAAAGAACGAAAGACGCTCTGTAAAAGAAAACACCACCCAAAGTTTTGAAAAAACAATGTCACTCGTATCCGAAGATGAATTGAATCGTTGTGCAGAAGAGATGTTGAAGGCAAAGAATGTTTTTATTATGGCACGTGGAACGAGTAAACCCGTCGGATATTACTTGGAGCATTTATTGTTTTCAATGGGGATTCATTGTTTTTTTATAAAAGACTATAATCTGTCAGAAACCTTTACAAATCTAGTGACCGAAAATGATGTGGTGATCTTAATTTCCTTGTCGGGCAGTACGAAAAAGATTATTGATACAGCACGCAAAGTTCACATGAAAAAAGCTAAAATAATCAGCTTGACCTCCTTTCAATCAAGTATCCTACCTTCCTACGCAGATTTAAAACTATTTTGCCATACGGAAGAAATGGATACAAAAAAAGATGACTCTATATCACGAATTGGTTTCTTTCTGTTAGTAGATTTACTGGTAAGAACAATCAAACAAATCAGCGATATCTAA
- a CDS encoding PTS fructose transporter subunit IIC, giving the protein MAKYQIIAATGCPTGIAHTYMAQEALEQAAKRKGITIKVETHGQIGIENELSPEEIREADAVIIASDKDVHPERFAGKRVIDVSVGTGIKDADRLIEDALAGKGKVMIETETANREESSSDSSSFGRSIYKNLMNGVSHMLPFVVAGGVLIAISFAIWGVYSFDPDHAQYNPTAAMLKSVGDAAMGLMVPILSAYIAEGIAKRPGLIVGFVGGVIAMNGGTGFLGGIISGFLGGYFVLLLQKALKGLPKALDGLKAIFLLPVIGVGVIGIAMSLLAGPMSAVNEGMMNFLAGFQDSNPLILGIIVGCMSAFDMGGPINKAAYVTGTALLAQGNTTFMAGVSAACIAPPLITGFAALFFGKYFDANDRNAGLVNFILGSTHITEGAIPFAAKDPIRVLPTMMLGSSIAAVLTYMFGVQVPAPHGGFLVLPVVTGKIQWVASILIGSIVGGVILGLIQKNSVEKKKEVLVSK; this is encoded by the coding sequence ATGGCAAAATATCAAATCATTGCAGCTACTGGTTGTCCCACAGGTATTGCACATACATATATGGCTCAGGAAGCTTTGGAACAAGCTGCAAAGCGCAAAGGCATAACAATTAAAGTTGAAACACATGGGCAGATCGGGATTGAAAATGAACTCTCTCCTGAAGAAATTAGGGAAGCAGATGCTGTCATTATTGCATCTGACAAAGATGTTCATCCGGAAAGATTTGCCGGAAAACGGGTCATTGACGTTTCTGTAGGTACTGGAATTAAAGATGCAGATCGTTTAATTGAAGATGCGTTGGCTGGAAAAGGAAAAGTAATGATAGAAACAGAAACAGCAAATAGAGAAGAATCTTCCTCAGATTCATCAAGTTTTGGAAGAAGTATCTATAAAAACTTGATGAATGGTGTTTCACATATGTTACCATTTGTTGTTGCCGGCGGTGTGTTAATTGCGATTTCATTTGCCATTTGGGGTGTCTATTCATTTGATCCTGATCACGCGCAATATAATCCTACTGCAGCCATGTTAAAAAGTGTAGGAGATGCAGCAATGGGATTAATGGTTCCCATTCTATCTGCCTATATAGCTGAAGGAATTGCAAAAAGACCTGGATTGATAGTAGGATTTGTCGGCGGAGTTATCGCAATGAATGGTGGAACAGGATTCTTAGGAGGAATCATTTCCGGTTTCTTAGGTGGTTATTTTGTTCTGTTACTTCAAAAAGCACTAAAAGGCTTACCAAAAGCGTTAGACGGATTAAAAGCTATTTTTCTTCTTCCTGTAATTGGAGTAGGAGTTATCGGAATAGCGATGTCATTGTTAGCGGGTCCTATGAGTGCTGTTAACGAAGGTATGATGAATTTCTTAGCTGGTTTCCAAGATTCAAACCCATTAATTCTAGGAATTATTGTAGGATGTATGAGTGCTTTCGATATGGGCGGCCCGATTAACAAAGCTGCTTATGTAACGGGAACGGCTTTGCTTGCACAAGGAAACACAACTTTTATGGCAGGCGTTTCAGCAGCTTGTATTGCACCGCCATTAATTACTGGTTTTGCTGCTTTATTCTTTGGAAAATATTTTGATGCAAACGACCGTAATGCAGGCTTGGTTAACTTTATTCTAGGGTCTACACATATTACGGAGGGAGCTATTCCTTTTGCTGCAAAAGATCCCATTCGTGTATTGCCAACGATGATGCTAGGCTCATCAATCGCAGCGGTATTGACGTATATGTTTGGAGTACAAGTTCCAGCACCACATGGAGGATTTTTAGTACTACCAGTTGTTACTGGGAAAATCCAATGGGTTGCATCGATTCTTATCGGTTCGATTGTTGGCGGGGTTATATTAGGATTAATTCAAAAGAATAGTGTGGAAAAAAAGAAAGAAGTATTGGTTTCAAAATAG
- a CDS encoding Cof-type HAD-IIB family hydrolase produces MTIKAIVLDMDGTLLTSRKTISSKTKEALMDAQKNGVKVILASGRPTLGMWEAAKELDLASNNGFILSYNGSMVTDCSTNEVLFNQPMNVAVGQDMLNHLKKFDVIPMIVKDTHLFVNDVYEFIEGMTEEPFNVIKYEADIGTFKLCEVEDLATFANYPLNKILVAGHPAYLEEVHQEIFQPFQDVATGVFSAPFYFELTAKNISKANALDSVLSAHDISASEVISFGDSQNDRSIIDYAGIGVAMGNAIDEIKEAADYVTLSNDEDGIALALEKFFV; encoded by the coding sequence ATGACGATTAAAGCAATTGTGCTGGATATGGACGGCACACTATTAACATCAAGAAAAACCATCTCAAGCAAGACAAAAGAAGCATTGATGGATGCTCAAAAAAATGGGGTAAAAGTCATTCTAGCATCTGGGCGTCCTACTTTAGGTATGTGGGAAGCTGCAAAAGAGCTGGATCTGGCTTCTAATAATGGATTTATTTTATCTTATAATGGGTCAATGGTAACAGACTGTTCGACAAATGAAGTATTATTTAATCAACCGATGAACGTTGCAGTAGGCCAAGATATGCTGAACCATTTGAAAAAATTTGATGTCATTCCTATGATTGTTAAAGACACACATTTATTTGTCAACGATGTATATGAATTCATTGAAGGCATGACTGAAGAACCTTTTAATGTCATTAAGTATGAAGCAGATATTGGAACGTTTAAGTTATGTGAAGTGGAAGATTTAGCTACTTTTGCGAATTATCCATTGAATAAGATACTAGTAGCGGGTCACCCAGCGTACTTGGAAGAAGTTCACCAAGAAATCTTCCAGCCTTTCCAAGATGTTGCAACAGGGGTATTTTCAGCACCTTTCTATTTTGAACTTACCGCTAAAAACATTAGCAAAGCGAATGCACTCGATAGTGTTCTATCTGCCCACGATATTTCTGCCAGTGAAGTAATATCTTTTGGAGACAGCCAAAATGACCGTTCGATTATTGATTATGCAGGAATCGGGGTTGCTATGGGAAATGCGATTGATGAAATAAAAGAAGCAGCAGATTACGTTACTTTGTCGAATGATGAAGATGGCATTGCCCTTGCTTTAGAGAAGTTTTTTGTATAA
- a CDS encoding MurR/RpiR family transcriptional regulator, with protein MENKLSNTEQFLWDFIQRHILEIPNYSIVKLSELANVSTATIVRTMKKKGYEGFTAFKHHLKEMENQNINFTSLDQVDQGIRTAILKNEQEVIRTINMIEIGNIEDAIQKIKVAHRIVIFARGFSELIAQEMMVKFQLAGKYCELHTDPEIIKSISKKLTKDDIAIFVSLNGETKELVIAAENCYKNEIGSLLLTANKYGSIMEYIEIPFIGFKSEGSFFPDYEVRSRLPLSILARILLDSYALRMLDY; from the coding sequence TTGGAAAACAAACTAAGTAATACAGAACAATTTCTGTGGGATTTTATTCAAAGACATATTTTAGAGATACCGAATTATTCCATTGTAAAATTAAGTGAATTGGCAAATGTCTCAACAGCTACCATCGTTCGTACGATGAAAAAGAAAGGATATGAAGGTTTTACTGCCTTTAAGCATCATTTGAAAGAAATGGAAAATCAGAATATTAATTTTACTTCTCTTGATCAAGTTGACCAGGGAATTCGTACAGCCATTTTAAAAAATGAGCAAGAAGTAATCCGCACCATCAATATGATTGAAATAGGAAATATTGAAGATGCTATCCAAAAAATCAAAGTAGCTCACCGAATTGTCATTTTTGCAAGAGGATTCTCTGAGTTGATCGCACAAGAAATGATGGTCAAATTTCAACTAGCCGGTAAATATTGCGAATTGCATACTGACCCAGAAATTATTAAAAGCATTAGCAAAAAGCTCACGAAGGACGATATCGCTATTTTTGTATCTTTAAATGGAGAAACAAAGGAACTAGTCATTGCGGCAGAGAACTGTTATAAAAATGAAATCGGTTCATTGCTTCTTACCGCAAACAAATACGGAAGTATTATGGAATACATTGAAATACCTTTTATTGGTTTTAAATCAGAAGGTTCTTTCTTTCCAGACTACGAAGTACGTTCCCGCTTGCCGTTATCGATTCTAGCACGAATACTATTAGACTCTTATGCGTTACGGATGTTGGATTATTGA
- a CDS encoding glucose 1-dehydrogenase, giving the protein MKLSGRTAIVTGAASGIGKAIAELYAREGAKVIVSDINEEAINQVVEGIKEEGGQAAGIVADVSKDEEIDAMVKLAVDEFGSLDILVNNAGILDNFMTVGEVSDQVWNQVIAVNLTGPFKISRAAIKIMEGQENGGVIINNASIGGLFGSRGGAAYVSSKHGLIGLTKNIAATYGIHGKIRANVIAPGAVRTNISSSITAEASKMGQKALAGAGAAPLGESEQLAQAALFLASDDSSFVNGDVMVVDGGWTSV; this is encoded by the coding sequence ATGAAATTATCAGGTAGAACAGCGATCGTAACAGGTGCAGCCTCTGGTATAGGAAAAGCTATTGCAGAATTGTATGCAAGAGAAGGTGCAAAAGTAATCGTTTCAGATATAAATGAAGAAGCAATCAACCAAGTAGTGGAAGGGATTAAAGAAGAAGGCGGTCAGGCGGCTGGGATTGTTGCTGATGTCTCTAAAGATGAAGAGATTGACGCAATGGTCAAATTAGCAGTTGATGAATTCGGCAGTTTAGATATTTTAGTGAATAATGCTGGAATCTTGGATAATTTTATGACAGTAGGAGAAGTGTCCGATCAGGTATGGAACCAGGTGATAGCTGTGAATTTGACAGGTCCATTTAAAATTTCTCGTGCGGCAATCAAGATTATGGAAGGACAAGAAAATGGCGGTGTTATTATAAATAATGCATCCATTGGTGGTTTATTCGGTTCTCGTGGTGGCGCTGCGTATGTATCTTCAAAGCATGGTTTAATTGGTTTAACGAAAAACATTGCTGCAACTTATGGAATTCATGGGAAAATACGTGCGAATGTGATTGCCCCAGGAGCAGTAAGAACCAATATTTCAAGCTCAATTACTGCGGAAGCAAGTAAAATGGGTCAAAAGGCGTTAGCAGGCGCTGGAGCTGCACCACTGGGAGAATCGGAACAATTAGCACAAGCTGCGCTCTTTTTAGCTTCGGATGATTCAAGTTTTGTAAACGGTGATGTGATGGTAGTAGACGGCGGCTGGACATCAGTCTAG